atttgttGATCAGCCAGTGTCACCATTTACCCACAATGCATCATGGATTTGACGCTCTCGAACACGGTAGTGAGTTCACTGCCCGTTTAATAATCTCGCCAGCGATGATTAATCGGATGTTGTATTAAAATCCGTCATGAAGGCTGTGCTGCTGTGCACTCCTTTTAGTGGTTTTGTTAGCGCGCGCtggtaaagtgtttttgtgttgaGTAATGTGCAGCCCGGCTGCCGTAGTAAACTGAGTTTAATTGTGTGGGGTAAAAGCCCCACCTATGGTTAATCCGATCGCTGTAGCGGCAGTACAGCATTTACTGAGATGCGACCTCTGCAGAAGTCAAGGCATTCATACTGCTTGCGCTTTGGGGAGCTGTCATACGCATCCAATAAATTGGTCTGCGGTGCACCACTCGTAGTGATAGCTTTTCAGCTAATTACGAACAACTGGCCAAACGAAATGACAAGACCTTACCTCTTCTGAGATGTTGGAGTAGGAGCTCAGCCAATTCTAGTAGTAAAAATGCTGCACCGGTTTTCCACCTGAATCTCCCCGATGCCCCCCAGCAAAAGTAGACTACATTCAGGCTATTGTTTATGtcacactatgttgaggtaaaCATAAGAGTATAGTtcttgtatggatgtcaaccccaatacatgttcatgtcatcaatcaactgcattacactTAAAAGTGACTGAATACCGTTTATACGAATGGGAGCATGGCCGCACTTCTTCTAAACCGGAAAACTTCTAAATGTTATGCAGCGAAAACAGCTAAATTGATAAAAATCTAACATTTTACtaaccacattgtgggcctgttacaaTAGATAAATCATGACGAATTTGACAAATATCCACTTTGTTTGATACGATTTGTTGAATGTGTACAAATCCTCCCTGATCTCCTTCCGGGAGTTCTAACTCCTTTTTGTGTCTTTGAAATCCCCACATGAGATATCATAAATATGTATTTTATTTGTGAACTTGTTCTGATAGACTTTCATCAAAGTTCTCCATGTTTGTGTTCATACAGGATGTACCGCCCCCACCTAATGCCAACCAACATGCCAATACAGAGCAATGCGGAGCCCTTCGCATTGCTACCTCAATTTGGCCTACACAAGCCTTCAGAGGCTCCACAATTGCATCACACCAGATGAAGCATTAATCACcttttcaaatcaaaatgtatttgtcacgtgtgtcgaatacaacaggtgtagaccttactgtgaaattcttacttacaagcccttaaccaacattgcagtCAAAGAAATAgagctaagaaaatatttactaaataaactaaagtaaaaaaatatataaaagtaacacaataaaaggacaataatgaggctatattcagggtgtacaggtaccaagtcaatgtgcagattacaggttagtctaggtaatttgtacatgtaggtaggggtaaagtgactatgcatagataatgaacagcaggtagcagcagtgtaaaaacaaagggtggggcgggcaatgtaaatagtccggttggCCATTTGATatattgttcagcagtcttatggctttggggtagaagctgtcaagGAACCTTTCGGACCTAGACTTGTCGCTCCGGTgttgcttgccgtgcggtagcagagagaacagtgtatgaattaggtgactggagtctttgacaaatttttgggccttcctctgacaccgcctattatataggtcctggatggcaggaagctaggccccagggatgtactgggccgtacgcactaccctctgtagcgccttatggtcggatGCCGAACAGTTGCCAATACCAGGTggtaatgcaaccggtcaggatgctctcgatggtgcagctgtataactttttgaggatctggggacccattgtcatgccctctttaCAACtgactccactacagccccgtcgatgtgaataggggCGAGTTCGGCCCtccctttcctgcagtccacgatcagctcctttgtcttgctcacgttgtgggagaggttgttgtcctggcaccacattgccaggtctctcatctcctccctataggctgtctcatcgttgtcagtctACCGCCTACCGCTGTTGGAGTCGtccttggccacgcagtcgtgggtgaacacggagtacagaaggggactaagcaAGCACCCATGAAGGGCCCCCGTGTTAGGGATCAGCTCACccgatgtgttgttgcctaccctgattacctgggggcggcccgtccggAAGTCCAcagtccagttgcagaggggggtgtttagtcccagggtccttagcttagtcatgagctttgtgggcgctatggtgttgaacgctgagctgtagtcaatgaacaacattctcacatatgtgttccttttgtccaggtgggaaaggccagtgtggagtttgattgagattgcgtcatctatggatctgtctgggcggtatgcaaattgaagtgggtctaggctgTCCggtatgatggtgttgatgtgagccatgaccagcctttcaaagcacttcatggctactgatgtgagtgctatggggcggtagtcatttaggcaggttaccttcactttcttgggcacagggactatggtggtctgcttgaaacatgtagatattacagattcggtcaggcagaggttgaaaatgtcagcagagacacttgccagttggtccgcgcatgctctgagtacacgtcctggtaatccatctggccctgcggccttgtgaatgttgacctgtttaaaggtcctgctcacatcggctacagagagcgggatcacacagtcgtccggaacagctggtgctgtcatgcatgcttcagtgttggtTGCCTCGAAGCgaccataaaaggcatttagcccatcTAGTAggtcgcatcactgggcagcttgccGGTGGGTTTCTCTTTGtcgtctgtaatagtttgcaagccagccacatccgacaagtgtcagaaccggtgtagtaggattcaatcttaatcctgtattgacgcttttcctgtttgatggttcggctGAGGGCAtcgtgggatttcttataagcgtccgggttagtttcctgctccttgaaagtggcagctctagcctatagctcggtgtggatgttgcctttaatccatgacttctggttgggatatgtacgtacggtcactgtgtggATGACGTCGCCGAtagacttattgatgaagccagtgactgaggtggtatagtCTTCAATGCCATTCTTTACTGTACATTTTCAAACCTGTGTCCTCATGATGGCGCAACAGTAGCCCGATGGTGTAGGCTATTGTGTTTAGTTAATTTTGTTCCAAAAGCCAAGTAAAGGTTGCCCTATAAGCTAATACTAAAAGCTGACAGGTAAAATGCTTTATTCCTTGTTATAAGCATCTATGACTTATATGGTGTATAATAAGATTAATTCACATTACCCAAGACATAGAATTATAGGATTTCTGTGACTGTAGCTGACACTTTCTGAAGGAACCACCTTGATTTGGAGCCCTCACTTTAAATGTTATGCATTTTTGGCTAAGACCTATTTTGCAGCAATCAATGTTTTGGAACAATAAATGTATAGCCTTGGATCTGATAGCAGATATAATCGGCCATTTGTAATAACACACACATTTGTCTACCATATGGCCATTTGGTCATTTGCAGAGATAGAATAAAGCTCCTACCACAGGCACCAATCCCCCTTAAGCTTTTTTTCGAAAAGGTCTGACAAGCAGCTTTGATATGATCCAGTGTGACTGTGATTTAAATAGTGAAGTCTGTGTCAAAGCAGCTTCATGTATCTACATGGTATCCATGATCCTGTACAGATCATCATATCCTGTGTAGCCTACATTCAACAAGTGAATGAATGACTGAATAATATCACATGGTTCTATTTTCTACTGGTAATAATAAGGTAGCACATTATTTTATGGTATTGTTTTCACCTGGTTTTTAATGGGACATTTTAACAATAGGTGCTCTTGGTACTTACTAAAAATAATTGGTTATTACATTGTTACAGTTTGACCTTGtcttttttgtattttatatatacactgctcaaaaaaataaagggaacactaaaataacacatcctagatctgaatgaatgaaatattcttattaaatacttttttctttacatagttgaatgtgctgacaacaaaatcacacaaaaatgatcaatgtaaatcaaatttatcaacccatggaggtctggatttggagtcacactcaaaattaaagtggaaaaccacactacaggctgatccaactttgatgtaatgtccttaaaacaagtcaaaatgaggctcagtagtgtgtgtggcctccacgtgcctgtatgacctccctacaacgcctgggcatgctcctgatgaggtggcggatggtctcctgagggatctcctcccagacctggactaaagcatccgccaactcctggacagtctgtggtgcaacgtggcgttggtggatggagcgagacatgatgtcccagatgtgctcaattggattcaggtctggggaacgggcgggccagtccatagcggCAATGCTTtcttcttgcaggaactgctgacacactccagccacatgaggtctagcattgtcttgcattaggaggaacccagggccaaccgcaccagcatatggtctcacaagggctctgaggatctcatctcggtacctaatggcagtcaggctacctctggcgagcacatggagggttgtgcggccccacaaagaaatattaccccacaccatgactgacccactgccaaaccggtcatgctggaggatgttgcaggcagcagaacgttatCCACGGCGTCTacatgtcacatgtgctcagtgtgaacctgctttcatctgtgaagagcacagggcgccagtggcgaatttgccaatcttggtgttctctggcaaatgccaaacgtcctgcacgatgttgggctgtaagcacaacccccatcggtggacgtcgggccctcataccaccctcatggagtctgtttctgaccgtttgagcagacacatgcacatttgtggcctgctgtaggtcattttgcagggctctggcagtgctcctccttgcacaaaggcggaggtagcggtcctgctgctgggttgttgccctcctacggcctcctccacgtctcctgatgtactggcctgtctcctggtagcgcctccatgctctggacactacactgacagacacagcaaaccttcttgccacagctcgcattgatgtgccatcctggatgagctgcactacctgagccacttgtgtgggttgtagactccgtctcatgctaccactagagtgaaagcaccgccagcaaaagtgaccaaaatatcagccaggaagcataggaactgagaagtggtctgtggtcaccacctgcagaaccactcctttattggggggtgtcttgctaattgcctataatttccaccttttgtctattccatttgcacaacagtatgtgaaatttattgtcaatcagtgttgcttcctaagtggacagtttgatttcacagaagtgtgattgacttggagttacattgtgttgtttaagtgttccctttatttttttgagcagtgtgtgtatatatatatatatatatatatatatatatatatatatatatatagatatagatatatatagatatagatatatatagatatagatatatagatatatatatatatatagatatatatagatatagatatatatagatatagatatatatatatatatatagatatagatatatagatatatatagatatatatagatatatatggatatagatatatagatatagatatatggGATTTTCTGATTTTATTGAACAATTAGTGAAGGAGGGTGACAGTGGGGAAAGTCGGAGAGAGGTTGTGTCAAAGGGCAGTAGGCCCGATTCGTACCAATGCAGACTGTAGACGTGTTCTGGAGGCTGCGGCATTAACACTAGACCAGCCAGGCCACAACCAAGTCATATATTAGTAGGCCTAAATGCCTAGTTATTTCCAGGTCAACTGGAGATGGACGTTAACAATGGCCCTATTTCTCGGAAAAGTAACAAACTTGTCTTCTTGGTCTTGTATTTGCAGATCTACCCGGCCTGTGGACGAAAACAATGGCACTAATCTCCCTCGAGGATCTCGACGGATTGGAGGACGAGGAACTGGACAATGACATCACTGACAACCCTGATCCAATGGAGGACGACGAGCAGCAGAGGCTGTACACCCATTGGCAGGCGATCGCCAGCACACACCAGGTGTCCGTCCCACGAGGTAAGCGAGATAGGCGGTGGAGTAAAACAGTCCCATTCGAGGTAGTTGCAGCAGTGTATTTGGAGACAATCAATCTGAGAAATCAAACTCGTTGCAACAGGACATGGTTTCTTCCAACAGTTGAAATGAAAAAATCTCAGATTCTAGTTGCTACATCCTGTCCATAATTAAAGACGGCGAAACCAAGTCCCAGATAATGACGATGACATTTCAACAATATCGGTGCATTGTTTTACGGCACATTGTTTTATCTTCCACATTCCAAACCGTCTGCAATACAGCAGTATCACTTGATtgctatacatttacattttagtcatttagcagacgctcttatccagagcgacttacagtagagtgcatacatttttttattacatttcttttacatttcattacattttttacatactgagacaaggatatccctaccggccaaaccctccctaacccggatgacgctatgccaattgtgcgtcgccccacggacctcccggttgcggccggctgcgacagagcctgggcgcaaacccagcccagcctgggcgcgaacccagagactctggtggcgcagctagcactgcggatgcagtgccctagaccactgcgccacccgggaggccacagTGCTATAGTGTGTGTACTGAAGTCTCTATCATGGCGTACTCAAAATGGGTATCAGTTTGAGGTCTAGTAAGAAGCTTGTAGATATTAGAGCAGGCCCATTTTCCTAGAGACTTGAATACTTGACATTAGCCCTGGCTACCGTTTATAAAGCATAAGCCAATGACGAATATCCCCCCACTTCACTTGGTTCCGGTGAGGTTTTTACCAGTGAGGTTTGCGTTCAGGCTGCTCTCTGTAAACTTTAAAATAAATGAAGAGGACCTCTGTGTTGTTTTGATAGAAATGACAGGACCAATTCAAGAGATGACGCAACGGAACCAAACCCAAGAAAGAGAGCAGGTCCCCTTTGCCTCCATCTCTCAGCATGAAAAGGTACAGTATGTGTCCCTTCCACTTATTACCAATCTTAGGTCAGGATGACAATGGCAGATATTTTGGCTGTTCCATTTTCTGGGTCGTCTATCCGTCATGTAATGGCAGGAAGTGAAGGAAAGTCTGTAGTAAAATATGTACTTTTGAGTGTTTGAATgataaataagtaaataaataatgaaagctGTGTGTATGTTCAAACGGGTTTGTGCCTGAGTGCAATGTGGTGTGTACAATCTGTGTAGCCTGTTGCCGTATGACCGTCCATGTATTTGCTTGAGTGcaatgtatgttgtgtgtgtgtgtgtgtgtgtgctcgcgtgTGTGTTTCAGCTTGAGCATCCATGCCATCGCTCGAGTGCAGAGTGAAGTGAAAGATCTCTTATATTCCCTGGATAAcgaagtgtgtgtttgtctatttcTGCAGCTGGGCGAGGTGCTGTTTGAGGAGAGGGTGTACCCTGCAGGGAAGTGGGCGTGCGTCACTAAACGGGAGAAGCTGTACGAGCAGAGCATCTCCTTGGGCTTCATGAAACTCATGAAATTCATCTGCAAGGAGAACTCTGTCGGTAAGGCCTTAGTGTTCATGTTACTGTGCAATTATTGATGTACGTATAGTGCAAAATCTATTGTAATCACTCATTGTTACAACTATATTGTAACCACTCGTTGGTCCACTGTACGTACAGcagtaaccctaaccataaccttaggTACAGTGTATCTACAATTTATTGATTTGGGGCCTAGACTCTATTGTATATTAATTAGTCATTCTTACTGTACTTACGTCAGTAATCCTAATCCTTACCATAGACCTAAATATGGTGTATAGTAAGACAGGGTAACAGTGAGTCATTATAATAGCACACTCTTGTATCGACAGGACGCTATTTGGGAATGACTGTACCCATTGTGAACAGTATCCAAATGCTGGAGGACGGCAATGGCTTTCAGAAGGACATCTTGACCGCATACTACCTGCCTGCTGAGTTCCAGGCCAACCCGCCCCAGCCAACTGACCTAGAAATCACCATACTCCAAAGGGAGGATTTACGAGTCATCACCCGGTAAGGACACTCCCACCTCTGGCTGACTTCTATACTCAAGCCCCAGGCTTGATTTGAGGCCTATTCTACTTCGCCTGTGGTTTTGAGCCCTATTCTGACCTATTTACATATCTACATGTAAAAATAGACAATGGATTTAGATAGACAATATGTAGCCAAAATGGGTGGAAATAATTAGTCAGATTAGTGATAATAtccatgttttttatttttactatcctGGCTgctttcccggacacagattaagcctagtcctgaatTAAAAAGCATTTACAATGGAGTCTACATTGAACATTTTTCTTTGGTCCACTGCTGGCTTAATCTGTGTGTGGGGAATCAACCCAAACAATAGTGCTAACTTCTATAGATAATGGATACGTACTAGCTAGACTCACACACTACTCTGCATTGGTAAGATATCTGGCTAAAATACTATAGGTAAAAAATAATCCGATAATAGCAGTAATGATAGTATTTATTTAAACACGAATAACAAATGCGGTCTTCTGTAGGACGTTCTTCGGCACCACCACGGAGGAGACAATCATGCCTCAGATTAACCTGTTGTGGCAGATGCTGGGCCCCAGCGAGGAGATGGATCGCAACTCCTACATGGTGGCTGTCTACGACAACCCTGGGGTGTCCTGTCGCAGGAACGAGATCTGGTTAATTCGACGAGACCCCTAAATCTCTTATAACATCCACCTGTCCCCTCCTGTATCATCCCGACACCCCCCTATCCCACCACCCCTCTGTGCCTCTAGGGTCGCGTTCATTGGCCGTTAAATGGAATAAAAGGGACAAACGGGACGGGACTACCTGGACTTGGTTCAATAAGCAACACTCATTTTCAGTTTCCAGtgcaaaatgtttttaaaaaatgtttgttttttgcgtgccctaatgaacacaacccagatgATTCCTGTAATGGGGATGGAGTATGGATTAAAATGGGAGGAATGGCTCTTGGGTTGGTTTTAGCGGTACAGATGACAAGATTACTTTGAAGATGGTATTAGGTATACAGTATGGCAGGAAAATACTTATTTAACATTCACTGAGATTGTATGTTTTTTTATGCTCTAGGGGAGCACAAGAAAATACTAACCTCAGTGGCATTCATACCATGTACACAACCAAATATGGTGTTTAAAATACAAGTATATTGTATCTCTGTGAAAAACTGTCTGGGCATTACATTAGTCTTATATTTCCATCACGTtttatctttattttatttttcttgttttttatgtaaaaaaaataattgggAATATCATCTAATCATTGCAAACTGGTGTCACAGTGTCCAAGTCcgttttacatttgagtcatttagcagacgctcttatccagagcgacttacagcagTGAGTGCATACTTTTGAATACTTTTTTTCTTAAGGATGTTGATAGCATAATGTTTTTATTAAACTATAATGATTATTGTCTTATAGGTCTGTAACTTACTACAAAAATGTGGTATTTGCAGTTGACTAGAGTAGGCATCCAGGTTTCACCTATTATTATCCATATACGTAGGTAATTCTGACACTATCATTCAAAGTTACTTGCTATGATATGTGAGTGTTCTCTTACTCTTAACTGCCATTGAATTTGATCCTGCTAGGGAATTTTGCCCACACTTTGCTACTTTACCTACATTTTGAGGCTGGTGTAGGGATTTTGGGTATAGGTGTCCGAATAAGTAAATGACTTCCCCCAGCCACAAAATGATAGACAGATTGGTCATTCGTTACCTTCGGTTGCCACTAGGTGTCAACCAAACAGTAACATGTATTATGTTTGTTGGTCTATTTATTTGCTTATTGGTGAATATCTCACAAATGAATAGATTGGTTTTGGTGAGGTTAGTTGTAAATGGAGCTGAGACTGGGACCAGGCTCTTTAGATTTTGAGGAAGGTTCAAGCTTTTTGAAGATTCATAGCTATAGTTAATGATGGTTGGGGAATGGAAGTTTCATTTAAGTGACTTATGAACATGTCTGTTCAGCACGGCCAAATGATGTGCTCTTACTGTGCTTgcctatttttttaaatatatttcccAGAATAAGTGTGTATTTGTTTGTATTCTACAATAATTAGTACGGTATACTTTTGATATGTTAAAATTGTACCCGGCCTCTCTTTTGTGACCTTGTATTTCTATGCTGTTTTCAACTGTTTTCAAATCATACATTTCAAAATTGCAGTGTGAATTGTAGTGGGTTGCTTCAATTTGAAGCTGCAATAtataactttttgggcaacctgaccaaattcaAGTAGAATTGTGAGGAGTTACAGATCATTCTtcgcattgaaagcaagtctaagatgtagtagatctgttctatgtgtgttatttctatgctttcttttcttaagtttagttttgaCCACTTTTACTTTCTGTTTTGTACAATAACTTCAAACAGAtgaaaatactatatttttggttatggaaaatatatttcacagcagtttagatggtacaatgatccCTCGACACTAtttttgcttgttttgtcacataccaAAATTAGAAAATTTAGCAAACAGAGAGGTTTCTGTATAGTGCATCTTTAAACTACTTAAAAGATTGCCAGTGTAAGTTAATGGAGATTTGATATACATTTACACTTAAAAACGtaccgtgccttcagaaagtattcacaccccatttactttttccacattttgttgtgttaaatttagattttgtcaCTGATTtggcaaattaattaaaaatgaaaagctgaaatgccttGCGTCAATATGTAttgaacccctttgttatgacaagcctaacctacattcaggagtgaaaatttgcttaacaaatcacataagttccatggactcattctgtgttcaataatagtggttaacattcATTTTTAATGATTACGCAgtttctgtaccccacacatacaattatctgtaaggtccctcaatcgagtaaTGCATTTCAACTACATAtgcaaccacaaagaccagggaggttttccaatgccttgcaaagaagggcaccgattggtacatgggaaagaaaaagaaaaatgaCCTATTTGAGCATGGTGTCGCTATTCATTAAGCTTTAAATGGTGTATCTATAGtcaatacaaagatacaggcatccttcctaacttgAGAGGAGAGGacggaaaccgctcagggatttaaaacagttacagagtttaatggttgt
The DNA window shown above is from Salvelinus fontinalis isolate EN_2023a chromosome 40, ASM2944872v1, whole genome shotgun sequence and carries:
- the LOC129839313 gene encoding heme-binding protein 1-like gives rise to the protein MALISLEDLDGLEDEELDNDITDNPDPMEDDEQQRLYTHWQAIASTHQVSVPREMTGPIQEMTQRNQTQEREQVPFASISQHEKLGEVLFEERVYPAGKWACVTKREKLYEQSISLGFMKLMKFICKENSVGRYLGMTVPIVNSIQMLEDGNGFQKDILTAYYLPAEFQANPPQPTDLEITILQREDLRVITRTFFGTTTEETIMPQINLLWQMLGPSEEMDRNSYMVAVYDNPGVSCRRNEIWLIRRDP